From a single Pseudomonadota bacterium genomic region:
- a CDS encoding protein-glutamate O-methyltransferase CheR, which produces MALQAEDFEYFSNLIKEKSGIFLTKDKDYLLESRLNPIVQKYGLRDLSQLVLYCKEKKDGSLFEEIVEAMTTNESLFFRDKKPFDCLKDIIIPRIIGKCPDKRHIRIWSAACSTGQEPYSIAMTIMEEPLLASLTFEILATDVDKNVINKAQAGKYSQFEIQRGVPINYLIKYFTQEGEDWCVKEVLKQRIKFTKFNLLDKPNFSSKFDIIFCRNVLIYFDQPTKANIIMNMENVLEPHGALLLGCSENIFGIDGTGFSALKNSDGNLVSGVFVLDK; this is translated from the coding sequence ATGGCACTGCAAGCTGAGGATTTTGAATATTTTAGTAATCTGATAAAAGAAAAATCAGGAATATTCCTAACCAAGGATAAAGACTACCTTCTCGAAAGCAGGCTTAACCCTATAGTGCAAAAATATGGTCTTAGGGATTTAAGCCAGCTGGTTCTTTATTGCAAAGAGAAAAAAGACGGCTCACTTTTTGAAGAAATAGTTGAGGCAATGACCACTAATGAATCCCTGTTCTTCAGGGATAAAAAACCGTTTGATTGTCTCAAAGATATAATAATACCGAGAATAATAGGCAAGTGTCCCGACAAAAGGCATATCAGAATATGGTCGGCTGCCTGTTCTACAGGGCAGGAGCCTTATTCTATAGCCATGACGATAATGGAAGAGCCTCTACTGGCTTCCCTTACATTTGAAATACTGGCAACCGATGTTGATAAGAACGTAATTAATAAAGCCCAAGCTGGTAAATATTCCCAGTTCGAAATACAAAGAGGCGTTCCTATCAATTACCTTATAAAGTATTTTACGCAAGAGGGTGAGGATTGGTGTGTTAAAGAAGTCCTAAAGCAGCGGATAAAATTCACAAAATTCAATCTCCTCGATAAGCCGAATTTCAGTTCGAAATTTGATATCATATTTTGCCGTAACGTACTTATCTACTTTGACCAGCCAACCAAGGCAAATATTATAATGAACATGGAAAATGTGTTAGAACCGCACGGTGCATTGTTACTAGGTTGCTCAGAAAACATTTTCGGTATAGATGGAACGGGCTTTTCGGCACTGAAGAATAGCGATGGTAACTTAGTTTCCGGTGTTTTCGTTCTAGATAAATAG